A single genomic interval of Burkholderia sp. HI2500 harbors:
- a CDS encoding SDR family oxidoreductase has product MKIVVIGGTGLIGSKVVRNLIARGHDALAAAPSTGVDTITGAGLGDALAGADVVVDLANSPSFEEAAVKAFFETSGRNLFAAERAAGVRHHVALSVVGTDRLQQSAYFRGKLIQEDLIRAAGVPYTIVRSTQFFDFVGAIAQSSADGDTTRQATAFFQPIASDDVAAAVTDVALDAPRNGIAEIGGPDRVRIADLVEHFLKITHDPRTVVRDSGADYFGAILQDDTLVPAPGARLAATTFDTWFKKNQPAR; this is encoded by the coding sequence GTGAAGATCGTCGTGATTGGTGGTACCGGCCTCATCGGCAGCAAAGTCGTCAGGAACCTGATCGCGCGCGGCCACGACGCCCTGGCGGCAGCGCCGTCGACCGGCGTCGATACGATCACGGGCGCGGGGCTGGGCGACGCGCTGGCGGGCGCGGACGTCGTGGTCGATCTCGCGAACTCGCCGTCGTTCGAGGAAGCGGCCGTGAAGGCATTCTTCGAGACGTCGGGGCGCAACCTGTTCGCCGCGGAGCGCGCGGCGGGCGTGCGCCATCACGTCGCGCTGTCGGTGGTCGGCACCGACCGCCTGCAGCAAAGCGCGTATTTCCGCGGCAAGCTCATTCAGGAAGACCTGATCCGCGCAGCAGGCGTGCCTTATACGATCGTACGCTCGACGCAGTTTTTCGACTTCGTCGGCGCGATCGCACAATCGAGCGCCGATGGCGACACCACGCGGCAGGCCACCGCGTTCTTCCAGCCGATTGCATCCGACGACGTCGCGGCCGCCGTCACCGATGTCGCGCTCGACGCACCGCGCAACGGCATCGCCGAAATCGGCGGCCCCGATCGGGTGCGGATCGCCGACCTGGTCGAACATTTCCTGAAGATCACGCACGACCCGCGCACGGTGGTCAGGGACTCAGGCGCCGATTATTTCGGCGCGATACTGCAGGACGACACGCTCGTCCCCGCGCCCGGCGCGCGCCTCGCTGCGACGACCTTCGATACGTGGTTCAAAAAAAACCAGCCCGCGCGCTGA
- a CDS encoding PRC-barrel domain-containing protein, with protein sequence MAFYKTLIAATVLASSVSAHAQIAGAQPISVTVEQSQALLEGWSVKKSVLGKAVYNDENQKVGTVRDLIVAPDGSVSAAIVSAGGFLGVAAHDVAVPIASLDVRNGNIYLPGATKDALKATPAFQYAKVPSPPKPKKLDDKH encoded by the coding sequence ATGGCTTTCTACAAGACCCTCATCGCAGCAACCGTCCTCGCCTCGAGCGTCAGCGCACATGCGCAGATCGCGGGTGCGCAGCCGATCAGCGTGACCGTCGAGCAATCGCAGGCGCTGCTCGAAGGCTGGAGCGTGAAGAAGAGCGTGCTCGGCAAGGCCGTCTACAACGACGAGAACCAGAAGGTCGGCACCGTGCGCGACCTGATCGTCGCGCCGGACGGCTCGGTATCGGCGGCGATCGTGTCGGCCGGCGGCTTCCTTGGCGTGGCCGCGCATGACGTCGCGGTGCCGATCGCATCGCTCGACGTGCGCAACGGCAACATCTACCTGCCGGGCGCGACGAAGGATGCGCTGAAGGCGACGCCCGCGTTCCAGTACGCGAAGGTGCCGTCGCCGCCGAAGCCGAAGAAGCTCGACGACAAGCACTGA
- a CDS encoding aldolase, translated as MAETLNLTKEALVALAERRLDNAVGDSGWSARQKLALTCRILFDAGHDSGLAGQITCRAGDAGTYYTQRLGLGFDEISAANLLRVNEDLDVVDGEGIPNPANRFHTWIYRERPDVNCIIHTHPAHVAALSMLEQPLVVSHMDTCPLYDDCAFLKDWPGVPVGNEEGEIISKALGSKRAILLSHHGQLVVGKTIEEACMLALLIERAAKLQLLAMAAGEIKPVPPALAREAHDWISKPKRDAVTFDYYARRALRTHQDCVA; from the coding sequence ATGGCGGAAACACTGAATCTGACGAAGGAGGCGCTGGTCGCGCTGGCGGAGCGGCGTCTGGACAACGCGGTGGGCGACAGCGGCTGGTCCGCGCGGCAGAAGCTCGCGCTCACGTGCCGGATCCTGTTCGACGCCGGTCACGATTCGGGCCTGGCCGGGCAGATCACCTGCCGCGCGGGCGACGCCGGCACGTACTACACGCAGCGGCTCGGGCTCGGTTTCGACGAGATCTCGGCGGCGAACCTGTTGCGGGTCAACGAGGATCTCGACGTCGTCGACGGCGAGGGCATCCCGAATCCGGCCAACCGGTTCCATACGTGGATCTACCGCGAGCGCCCGGACGTGAACTGCATCATCCATACGCATCCGGCGCATGTCGCGGCGCTGTCGATGCTCGAACAGCCGCTCGTCGTATCGCACATGGATACCTGCCCGCTGTACGACGATTGCGCGTTCCTGAAGGACTGGCCCGGCGTGCCGGTCGGCAACGAGGAGGGCGAGATCATCTCGAAGGCGCTCGGCAGCAAGCGCGCGATCCTGCTGTCGCACCACGGCCAGCTCGTGGTCGGCAAGACGATCGAGGAAGCGTGCATGCTCGCGCTACTGATCGAGCGGGCCGCGAAGCTGCAACTGCTCGCGATGGCGGCCGGTGAAATCAAGCCGGTGCCGCCGGCGCTGGCGCGCGAAGCGCACGACTGGATTTCGAAGCCGAAGCGCGATGCGGTGACGTTCGACTACTACGCACGCCGGGCATTGCGGACGCATCAGGACTGTGTCGCATGA
- a CDS encoding helix-turn-helix domain-containing protein, producing the protein MTIRLKLLRKQKGWTLDVLADETGLTKSYLSKVERGLSVPSIAVALKLSKALNVDVEQLFSESHNRELITVTRAGERTAMGAAADSQAHRFESIAAGVAPKKMLPFVVHPPHEFVASTFREHEGEEFLFVHKGRVEIEFPNETVQLKAGDSVYFNALIPHRTRSLGTAQAEIVVIVSHDD; encoded by the coding sequence ATGACGATTCGCCTGAAGCTGCTCAGAAAACAGAAGGGCTGGACGCTCGACGTGCTGGCCGACGAGACGGGCCTCACCAAGAGCTACCTGTCGAAAGTCGAGCGCGGCCTGAGCGTGCCGTCGATCGCGGTCGCGCTGAAGCTGTCGAAGGCACTGAACGTCGACGTCGAGCAGTTGTTCTCGGAAAGCCACAACCGCGAGCTGATCACGGTCACGCGCGCCGGCGAGCGCACGGCGATGGGCGCTGCAGCCGACAGCCAGGCCCACCGCTTCGAAAGCATCGCGGCCGGCGTCGCGCCGAAGAAGATGCTGCCGTTCGTCGTGCATCCGCCGCACGAATTCGTCGCGTCGACGTTCCGCGAGCACGAAGGCGAGGAATTCCTGTTCGTGCACAAGGGTCGCGTCGAAATCGAATTTCCGAACGAGACGGTGCAACTCAAGGCCGGCGATTCAGTCTATTTCAACGCACTCATCCCGCACCGCACGCGCAGCCTCGGCACCGCGCAGGCGGAGATCGTGGTCATCGTCAGTCACGACGACTAG
- a CDS encoding 3-deoxy-7-phosphoheptulonate synthase, with product MQNLDNPSHDREVGSADATQDTTRIDDVRIGAVRPLISPALLQDELPVPAATQTLVEDTRRAIGDILHGRDDRLLLVVGPCSIHDHDQALDYARRLKIAADALKDDLLITMRVYFEKPRTTVGWKGYINDPRLDGSFRINEGLRAARQLLLDINALGLPASTEFLDLLSPQYIADLIAWGAIGARTTESQSHRQLASGLSCPIGFKNGTDGGVQVASDAIVAAAASHAFMGMTKMGMAAIFETRGNDDAHVILRGGKNGPNYDAEHVEASCAVLRKAGLREQVMVDCSHANSNKSHERQIDVAQDLARQLSQGEQRIVGVMVESHLEAGRQDLKPGVPLKYGVSITDACLSWTQTEPVLDVLAEAVRQRRAQARSA from the coding sequence ATGCAGAACCTCGACAATCCTTCCCACGATCGCGAGGTAGGCAGCGCCGACGCGACGCAGGACACCACGCGCATCGACGACGTCCGCATCGGCGCCGTGCGCCCGCTGATTTCGCCGGCGCTGCTGCAGGACGAACTGCCGGTGCCGGCCGCCACGCAGACGCTCGTCGAGGATACGCGCCGCGCGATCGGCGACATCCTGCACGGCCGCGACGACCGGCTGCTGCTCGTCGTCGGCCCGTGCTCGATCCACGATCACGACCAGGCGCTCGATTACGCGCGCCGCCTGAAGATCGCCGCCGATGCGCTGAAGGACGACCTGCTGATCACGATGCGCGTCTACTTCGAGAAGCCGCGCACGACGGTCGGCTGGAAGGGCTACATCAACGATCCGCGCCTCGACGGCAGCTTCCGCATCAACGAAGGGCTGCGCGCCGCGCGGCAACTGCTGCTCGACATCAACGCGCTGGGCCTGCCGGCGTCGACCGAATTCCTCGACCTGCTGAGCCCGCAGTACATCGCCGACCTGATCGCGTGGGGCGCGATCGGCGCGCGCACGACCGAGAGCCAGAGCCATCGCCAGCTCGCGTCGGGCCTGAGCTGCCCGATCGGCTTCAAGAACGGCACCGACGGCGGCGTGCAGGTCGCGTCCGATGCGATCGTCGCCGCGGCCGCGAGCCATGCGTTCATGGGCATGACGAAGATGGGGATGGCCGCGATCTTCGAGACGCGCGGCAACGACGACGCGCACGTGATCCTGCGCGGCGGCAAGAACGGCCCGAACTACGACGCCGAGCATGTCGAGGCGAGCTGCGCGGTGCTGCGCAAGGCGGGCCTGCGCGAGCAGGTGATGGTCGACTGCTCGCACGCGAACTCGAACAAGTCGCATGAGCGGCAGATCGACGTCGCGCAGGATCTCGCGCGGCAGCTGTCGCAGGGCGAGCAGCGGATCGTCGGCGTGATGGTCGAAAGCCATCTCGAGGCCGGGCGCCAGGACCTGAAGCCGGGTGTGCCGCTGAAGTACGGCGTCTCGATCACGGATGCATGCCTGAGCTGGACGCAGACGGAGCCGGTGCTCGACGTGCTGGCGGAGGCGGTGCGGCAACGGCGCGCGCAGGCGCGCAGCGCGTGA
- a CDS encoding Ohr family peroxiredoxin, which produces MTPLRPPPLSLLDKYRGREPQTLYSTTVTVTGGAAEHGRASGVARSDDGRLDVALRLPSALGGPGDGPNPEQLFAASYAACFHGALSLLATRAGVSIAGASVSASVDFCRDPVDGLFMLNANIRVQLPGVERTVAEELVRNTERFSPYTKMAHEGISHVVALAPPDDPSNG; this is translated from the coding sequence ATGACGCCGCTACGGCCGCCGCCGCTCTCGCTGCTCGACAAGTATCGCGGGCGGGAACCACAGACGCTCTATTCGACGACGGTGACCGTCACGGGCGGGGCGGCGGAGCATGGCCGCGCATCGGGTGTCGCGCGTTCCGACGACGGCCGCCTCGATGTGGCGCTGCGCCTGCCGTCCGCACTGGGCGGGCCGGGCGACGGCCCGAACCCGGAGCAACTGTTTGCCGCGAGCTATGCGGCTTGCTTTCATGGGGCGCTGAGCCTGCTCGCCACGCGGGCCGGCGTGTCGATCGCCGGCGCGTCGGTCAGTGCATCGGTCGACTTCTGCCGCGATCCGGTGGATGGGCTGTTCATGCTGAACGCGAACATTCGCGTGCAGTTGCCGGGGGTCGAGCGCACGGTGGCGGAAGAACTCGTCCGCAATACCGAGCGCTTCAGCCCTTATACGAAGATGGCGCACGAAGGCATCAGCCACGTCGTGGCGCTCGCGCCACCGGACGATCCGTCGAACGGCTGA
- a CDS encoding dihydrodipicolinate synthase family protein, which yields MSILLKGIIAYPVTPFSADGGVDLKALEVLIERLIADGVHAIAPLGSTGESAYLADAEWEAVATASIRAVKRRVPTVVGISDLTTAGAVRRARFAEQAGADAVMVLPVSYWKLANDEIVAHYRAIGAAIGIPIMLYNNPATSGVDMSPDLIATICRTVDNVTMVKESTGDIGRMHRLAQLSDGAIPFYNGSNPMALAALAAGAAGWCTAAPNLNAALPLALFDAMQAGDLARARTVFHAQLPLLQFIVNGGLPVTVKAGLRLRGFDAGEPRKPLMPLGDARTRELERLLAALPDGVTT from the coding sequence GTGTCCATTCTGCTGAAAGGCATCATTGCCTACCCGGTTACGCCGTTCTCCGCTGACGGCGGCGTCGACCTGAAAGCACTCGAAGTGCTGATCGAGCGGCTGATTGCCGACGGCGTCCACGCGATCGCCCCGTTGGGCAGTACCGGCGAAAGCGCGTACCTGGCCGACGCCGAATGGGAGGCCGTCGCCACCGCGTCGATTCGTGCGGTGAAGCGGCGCGTGCCGACCGTCGTCGGCATTTCCGATCTCACCACGGCGGGCGCGGTGCGCCGCGCGCGCTTCGCGGAACAGGCCGGCGCCGATGCGGTGATGGTGCTGCCGGTGTCGTACTGGAAGCTCGCCAACGACGAGATCGTCGCGCACTATCGCGCGATCGGCGCTGCCATCGGCATCCCGATCATGCTGTACAACAACCCCGCGACGAGCGGCGTCGACATGTCGCCCGACCTGATCGCGACGATCTGCAGGACCGTCGACAACGTGACGATGGTGAAGGAGAGCACCGGCGACATCGGGCGGATGCACCGGCTCGCGCAGCTGAGCGACGGCGCGATTCCGTTCTACAACGGCAGCAATCCGATGGCGCTCGCCGCGCTCGCGGCGGGTGCAGCCGGATGGTGCACGGCCGCGCCGAACCTGAATGCGGCGTTGCCGCTGGCGCTGTTCGACGCGATGCAGGCGGGCGACCTGGCGCGTGCGAGGACGGTCTTTCATGCGCAGCTGCCGCTGCTGCAGTTCATCGTCAACGGCGGATTGCCGGTGACCGTGAAGGCCGGGTTGCGCCTGCGCGGCTTCGATGCCGGCGAACCGAGAAAGCCGCTGATGCCGCTCGGCGACGCGCGCACGCGCGAACTCGAACGCCTGCTCGCGGCGCTGCCCGACGGTGTGACGACGTGA
- a CDS encoding YceH family protein: MNTTPDTPTPRALRELTPLEARILGVLVEKQHTVPDTYPLSLNALTAGCNQKTARSPVMNVSEDEVTTALDGLKHLSIVMEGSSSRVPRFEHNMNRVLGIPSQAIALLTILLLRGPQTAAELRLNSARLHGFADISSVEAFLDELAARAQPLVVRLPRAPGARENRWMHLMCGEVNLADFASAEAGGADSVPPSEFEALKAEQKRLADEVARLNALVLRMAGELGIDVDAQGDAG, encoded by the coding sequence ATGAACACCACGCCGGATACGCCCACGCCACGCGCCCTTCGCGAACTCACGCCCCTCGAGGCCCGCATTCTCGGTGTGCTCGTCGAGAAACAGCACACGGTGCCGGACACCTATCCGCTGTCGCTGAATGCGCTGACCGCGGGCTGCAACCAGAAAACCGCGCGCTCGCCGGTGATGAACGTCAGCGAGGATGAGGTCACGACCGCGCTCGACGGGCTGAAGCACCTGAGCATCGTGATGGAAGGCAGCAGCAGCCGCGTGCCGCGTTTCGAGCACAACATGAACCGCGTGCTCGGCATTCCGAGCCAGGCGATCGCGCTGCTGACGATCCTGCTGCTGCGCGGCCCGCAGACGGCCGCCGAACTGCGCCTGAACAGCGCGCGCCTGCACGGTTTCGCGGACATCTCGTCGGTCGAGGCGTTTCTCGACGAACTCGCGGCGCGTGCGCAGCCGCTCGTCGTCCGGCTGCCGCGTGCACCGGGCGCGCGCGAGAACCGCTGGATGCACCTGATGTGCGGCGAAGTGAATCTGGCCGATTTCGCGAGCGCGGAGGCCGGCGGCGCGGATTCCGTGCCGCCTTCCGAATTCGAAGCGCTGAAGGCCGAACAGAAGCGCCTCGCGGATGAAGTGGCGCGGTTGAATGCGCTGGTTCTGCGGATGGCCGGCGAGTTGGGCATCGACGTCGACGCGCAAGGCGACGCGGGCTGA
- the hutC gene encoding histidine utilization repressor, with protein sequence MVTKATAPFQQIKTLVRQNVEAGDWRPGDRIPSELDLAAQFGVARMTVNRALRELTEEGVLKRIAGVGTFVAEVKPQSNLLMIAHIRDEIRARGHEYRCRVLSQSSEPASFDVAAAFGLPVNTPVFHVVCVHEENGRPIQLEDRYVNPAAAPGFIDQDFQVEPPSEYLFNNVSHDELEIEHVVDASLPTGEQARLLDMRADEPCLTLTRRTWTNGQPVTFVHFLHPGNRYRLGSRFKPGAGRHPT encoded by the coding sequence ATGGTCACGAAGGCCACCGCACCGTTCCAGCAGATCAAGACGCTCGTTCGCCAGAACGTCGAAGCGGGCGACTGGCGCCCGGGGGACCGCATCCCGTCCGAGCTCGATCTCGCCGCCCAGTTCGGCGTCGCACGCATGACGGTCAACCGCGCGCTGCGCGAACTGACCGAGGAAGGCGTGCTGAAGCGCATCGCGGGCGTCGGCACGTTCGTCGCCGAAGTGAAGCCGCAGTCGAACCTGCTGATGATCGCGCACATCCGCGACGAAATCCGCGCGCGTGGGCACGAATATCGCTGCCGCGTGCTGAGCCAGTCGAGCGAGCCCGCGTCGTTCGATGTCGCGGCTGCATTCGGCCTGCCGGTCAACACGCCGGTGTTTCACGTGGTGTGCGTGCACGAGGAAAACGGCCGCCCGATCCAGCTCGAGGATCGCTACGTGAACCCGGCCGCCGCGCCCGGCTTCATCGACCAGGATTTCCAGGTCGAGCCGCCGTCCGAGTACCTGTTCAATAACGTGTCGCACGACGAACTGGAGATCGAGCACGTGGTCGATGCGTCGCTACCGACCGGCGAACAGGCGCGGCTGCTCGACATGCGCGCCGACGAGCCGTGCCTCACGCTCACACGCCGCACCTGGACGAACGGGCAGCCCGTCACGTTCGTGCACTTCCTGCACCCGGGCAACCGCTACCGGCTCGGCTCGCGCTTCAAGCCGGGCGCCGGACGCCACCCGACCTGA
- a CDS encoding lipase family protein encodes MSSRRFMMAAAAMSAALATNAPAASAAAPAVSDPFYTYTGTTPLASIPPGTVLKTRNVTYHVAGIPTALTAQQLLYRTHNALNQPVVNVTSVIRSPVSNGQAISYQSAYDSLNPYDEPSQVIAGDRDVTKIINVGTLLYSAESIPLSTLLLLGYNVIVPDTEGQTADFAAGPEYGMTTLDSIRAALNTPSTGLNPSSKVAMIGYSGGAIATNWAAQLAPSYAPEINRQLVGAAEGGVLVDPAHNLRYVDGSIVWGGVAAAALAGLSRGYGFDLTPYLSDTGVAVFKDIQSQSLAYILPKYTGLRWGTLFKPQYANDINSIPVYVTYANKVNAGLAASPTIPMFIGQGTAGALDGTFSSQVGDGVMMAYDVRALAQKFCASGTPVTYNEYPLEHAGAIVPWVAGMLPWLYDRFNGRAAPSNCWLTSLLPSNSLAPETLH; translated from the coding sequence ATGTCCTCCAGACGTTTCATGATGGCCGCGGCAGCGATGTCCGCCGCGTTGGCCACCAACGCGCCGGCAGCCAGCGCCGCCGCGCCAGCCGTATCCGACCCGTTCTACACGTACACCGGCACCACGCCGTTGGCATCGATCCCACCGGGCACGGTGCTCAAGACGCGCAACGTCACCTACCACGTGGCCGGTATCCCCACCGCGCTGACCGCGCAGCAGTTGCTGTATCGCACCCATAACGCGCTGAACCAGCCGGTCGTCAACGTGACGTCCGTGATCCGGAGCCCGGTCAGCAACGGCCAGGCCATCTCGTACCAGTCGGCTTACGATTCGCTGAACCCGTACGACGAGCCGTCGCAGGTGATCGCCGGCGACCGTGACGTGACCAAGATCATCAACGTCGGCACGCTGCTCTACAGCGCGGAATCGATCCCGCTGTCGACGCTGCTGCTGCTCGGCTACAACGTCATCGTGCCCGATACGGAAGGCCAGACGGCCGACTTCGCCGCCGGCCCCGAATACGGGATGACGACGCTCGATTCGATCCGCGCGGCGCTCAATACGCCGTCCACGGGCCTGAATCCGTCGAGCAAGGTCGCGATGATCGGCTATTCCGGCGGCGCGATCGCGACGAACTGGGCCGCGCAGCTCGCGCCGAGCTATGCGCCCGAGATCAACAGGCAGCTCGTCGGCGCGGCGGAAGGCGGCGTGCTGGTCGATCCCGCGCACAACCTGCGCTACGTCGACGGCAGCATCGTGTGGGGCGGGGTGGCCGCGGCCGCGCTGGCCGGGCTGTCGCGCGGCTACGGCTTCGACCTGACGCCCTATCTCAGCGATACCGGCGTCGCCGTGTTCAAGGACATCCAGAGCCAGTCGCTCGCCTACATCCTGCCGAAGTACACGGGGCTGCGCTGGGGCACGCTGTTCAAGCCGCAATACGCGAACGACATCAACAGCATTCCCGTGTACGTGACGTATGCGAACAAGGTGAATGCGGGGCTGGCCGCATCGCCGACGATCCCGATGTTCATCGGCCAGGGCACGGCGGGCGCGCTCGATGGCACCTTCAGCAGCCAGGTGGGCGACGGCGTGATGATGGCGTACGACGTGCGCGCGCTGGCGCAGAAGTTCTGCGCCAGCGGCACGCCGGTCACGTACAACGAGTATCCGCTCGAACATGCGGGCGCGATCGTGCCGTGGGTGGCCGGCATGCTGCCGTGGCTCTACGACCGTTTCAACGGGAGGGCCGCGCCGAGCAATTGCTGGCTGACGTCGCTGCTGCCGAGCAATTCGCTGGCGCCCGAGACGCTGCACTAG
- a CDS encoding SDR family oxidoreductase has translation MTASSSAPHVRAIVTGHTRGLGASLAEQLLLEGVAVLGVSRSRHPSLASQAGDRFAEIELDLSDPAAVAAWLAGDTLRRFVDGASIVLLFNNAGIVDPIGPLAAQDPAIVARAVGVNVAAPLMLSAALTQAVSATTECRILHVSSGAARNAYAGWSVYCATKAALDHHARAVALDANRALRICSVAPGVVDTGMQATIRSTSEDNFPMREKFDQLKSSGALATPEAAARQLIGYALSDAFGSVPTADVRELPSH, from the coding sequence ATGACCGCATCCTCTTCCGCCCCGCACGTGCGCGCCATCGTCACCGGACACACTCGCGGCCTCGGCGCGTCGCTCGCCGAGCAACTGCTGCTGGAAGGCGTCGCCGTGCTCGGCGTGTCGCGCAGCCGCCATCCGTCGCTCGCGTCGCAAGCCGGCGACCGTTTCGCCGAAATCGAACTCGACCTGTCGGACCCGGCGGCCGTCGCGGCCTGGCTGGCCGGCGACACGCTGCGCCGCTTCGTCGACGGCGCGTCGATCGTGCTGCTGTTCAACAACGCCGGCATCGTCGACCCGATCGGCCCGCTCGCCGCGCAAGACCCAGCGATCGTCGCACGCGCGGTCGGCGTGAACGTCGCGGCGCCGCTGATGCTGTCGGCCGCGCTCACGCAAGCGGTATCGGCCACGACCGAATGCCGGATCCTGCACGTGTCGAGCGGGGCGGCACGCAACGCGTACGCGGGCTGGAGCGTCTACTGTGCGACCAAGGCGGCACTCGATCACCATGCGCGCGCAGTCGCACTCGACGCGAACCGAGCGCTGCGGATCTGCAGCGTCGCGCCGGGCGTCGTCGATACGGGCATGCAGGCGACGATCCGCTCGACCAGCGAAGACAACTTCCCGATGCGCGAGAAATTCGACCAGCTGAAGTCGAGCGGCGCGCTCGCGACGCCCGAGGCGGCCGCGCGACAGCTGATCGGCTATGCGCTGAGCGACGCGTTCGGCTCGGTGCCCACCGCCGACGTGCGGGAACTGCCGAGCCACTGA
- a CDS encoding MOSC domain-containing protein, with protein sequence MSDTARPLISAAIDAVRVGKRRPLAGTPHASAIDKQPVDARLWLGTLGFAGDEQADARHHGGPDKAVHHYAYDHYAWWSAQIGARDVLAQPGAFGENLSTLGVTEHDVCLGDVFTLGGAVLQVSQSRQPCWKLNARFDHPRMAALVQQSGRTGWYYRVLQEGWVESGDVLTLHERRYPQWSLATVLDVLYRRTLDMAALDALCAVPILPPGWRTMLERRRTERQVEDWTKRLEGR encoded by the coding sequence GTGAGCGATACGGCACGGCCGCTGATCTCCGCCGCCATCGACGCGGTGCGGGTCGGCAAGCGCCGGCCGCTGGCCGGCACGCCGCACGCCAGCGCGATCGACAAGCAGCCGGTCGACGCGCGTCTGTGGCTGGGTACGCTCGGCTTCGCCGGCGACGAGCAAGCCGATGCGCGGCATCACGGTGGACCTGACAAGGCGGTGCACCACTATGCGTACGATCACTATGCGTGGTGGTCGGCGCAGATCGGCGCGCGCGACGTGCTGGCGCAACCGGGCGCGTTCGGCGAGAACCTGTCGACGCTCGGCGTGACCGAGCACGACGTATGCCTCGGCGACGTGTTCACGCTGGGCGGTGCCGTGCTTCAGGTGTCGCAGTCGCGGCAGCCGTGCTGGAAGCTGAACGCGCGCTTCGATCATCCGCGAATGGCCGCGCTCGTGCAGCAAAGCGGCCGGACCGGCTGGTACTACCGCGTGCTGCAGGAAGGCTGGGTGGAGTCGGGTGATGTGCTGACGCTGCACGAGCGCCGCTACCCGCAATGGTCGCTGGCGACGGTACTCGACGTGCTGTACCGGCGCACGCTCGACATGGCCGCGCTCGATGCGCTGTGCGCCGTGCCGATATTGCCGCCCGGCTGGCGCACGATGCTCGAAAGGCGCCGGACGGAGCGGCAGGTCGAAGACTGGACGAAGCGGCTCGAAGGACGATGA
- a CDS encoding phytanoyl-CoA dioxygenase family protein: protein MTSIQDRVAQAVTPELIAAFREEGAVCIKGIFSPDEVAALRAGIDTNLAQPSERAKVASRPDDPGWFFEDFCNWQHNDAYRDFIVRSPAPSVAAALMGTEHVRLHHDHLLVKEPGTRQRTPWHQDQPYYNIEGDDNVSMWIPVDPVPLESTLEFVAGSHLGPWLMPRTFMDKEAKWFPEGSLADLPDIEGDRAAFPIRHWALEPGDMVCFRMLTLHASGGTQNRRRAFSIRFVGDDIRHAPRRWKTSPDFPGLAEQLADGAPLDHPLFPVVWSRDAGQARAI from the coding sequence ATGACGAGTATCCAGGACCGCGTCGCGCAAGCCGTGACGCCCGAACTGATCGCCGCGTTCCGCGAGGAAGGCGCGGTCTGCATCAAGGGCATCTTCTCGCCCGACGAAGTCGCCGCGCTGCGCGCCGGCATCGACACGAATCTCGCGCAGCCGAGCGAGCGCGCGAAAGTCGCGAGCCGGCCCGACGATCCGGGCTGGTTCTTCGAGGATTTCTGCAACTGGCAGCACAACGACGCGTATCGCGACTTCATCGTGCGCTCGCCGGCGCCGTCAGTCGCCGCCGCGCTGATGGGCACCGAGCACGTGCGACTGCATCACGACCACCTGCTCGTGAAGGAGCCCGGCACGCGGCAGCGCACGCCGTGGCACCAGGACCAGCCGTACTACAACATCGAAGGCGACGACAACGTCAGCATGTGGATTCCGGTCGATCCGGTGCCGCTCGAATCGACGCTCGAATTCGTCGCGGGCTCGCATCTCGGGCCGTGGCTGATGCCGCGCACGTTCATGGACAAGGAAGCGAAGTGGTTCCCGGAAGGGAGCCTGGCTGACCTGCCCGACATCGAAGGCGACCGCGCGGCGTTTCCGATCCGCCACTGGGCGCTCGAGCCCGGCGACATGGTGTGTTTCCGGATGCTCACGCTGCACGCGTCGGGGGGGACGCAGAACCGTCGGCGTGCGTTCTCGATCCGCTTCGTCGGCGACGATATCCGTCACGCGCCGCGCCGCTGGAAGACGTCGCCCGATTTCCCGGGGCTCGCCGAGCAATTGGCCGACGGCGCGCCGCTCGATCACCCGCTGTTTCCTGTCGTGTGGTCGCGTGACGCGGGGCAGGCCCGCGCGATCTGA